A part of Rattus norvegicus strain BN/NHsdMcwi chromosome 4, GRCr8, whole genome shotgun sequence genomic DNA contains:
- the Clec4e gene encoding C-type lectin domain family 4 member E: protein MNSTKSPASHHTERECFKNSQVLLWTMAGASILFLSVCFITRCVVTYHSFQIYGQKKLQPHKTIKELSCYLEASGSVKNCCPLNWKHFQSSCYFFSTTTLTWPSSLNNCSDMGAHLVVINTWEEQEFLFRTKPRKKEFYIGLTDQVVEGQWRWVDDTPFTESLSFWDAGEPNNIVFVEDCATMRDSSNPRKNWNDVSCFFSMPWICEMPEISPLD from the exons atgaATTCAACCAAATCGCCTGCATCACACCACACAG AGAGAGAATGCTTCAAAAACTCCCAAGTGCTTTTATGGACGATGGCTGGGGCCTCCATCCTGTTTCTCAGTGTCTGTTTCATCACCAGATGTGTTG TAACATATCACAGTTTTCAAATTTATGGGCAGAAGAAGTTACAGCCACATAAAACTATTAAGGAGCTTTCCTGCTACCTTGAAGCATCAG GTTCAGTCAAGAATTGCTGCCCTTTGAACTGGAAACATTTTCAATCTAGTTGCTACTTTTTCTCTACAACCACCTTAACCTGGCCATCAAGTCTAAATAATTGCTCAGACATGGGGGCTCACCTGGTGGTTATCAACACATGGGAAGAGCAG GAATTCCTTTTTCGCACAAAACCCAGAAAGAAAGAGTTTTACATTGGACTGACAGACCAGGTTGTGGAGGGTCAGTGGCGATGGGTGGATGATACACCTTTCACAGAGTCCCTGAG CTTCTGGGATGCTGGAGAGCCCAATAACATAGTTTTTGTGGAGGACTGTGCCACCATGAGGGACTCTTCAAACCCCAGGAAGAACTGGAATGATGTATCCTGTTTCTTCAGTATGCCTTGGATTTGTGAGATGCCAGAAATAAGTCCTTTGGACTAG
- the Clec4e gene encoding C-type lectin domain family 4 member E isoform X1 — MNSTKSPASHHTERECFKNSQVLLWTMAGASILFLSVCFITRCVGSVKNCCPLNWKHFQSSCYFFSTTTLTWPSSLNNCSDMGAHLVVINTWEEQEFLFRTKPRKKEFYIGLTDQVVEGQWRWVDDTPFTESLSFWDAGEPNNIVFVEDCATMRDSSNPRKNWNDVSCFFSMPWICEMPEISPLD, encoded by the exons atgaATTCAACCAAATCGCCTGCATCACACCACACAG AGAGAGAATGCTTCAAAAACTCCCAAGTGCTTTTATGGACGATGGCTGGGGCCTCCATCCTGTTTCTCAGTGTCTGTTTCATCACCAGATGTGTTG GTTCAGTCAAGAATTGCTGCCCTTTGAACTGGAAACATTTTCAATCTAGTTGCTACTTTTTCTCTACAACCACCTTAACCTGGCCATCAAGTCTAAATAATTGCTCAGACATGGGGGCTCACCTGGTGGTTATCAACACATGGGAAGAGCAG GAATTCCTTTTTCGCACAAAACCCAGAAAGAAAGAGTTTTACATTGGACTGACAGACCAGGTTGTGGAGGGTCAGTGGCGATGGGTGGATGATACACCTTTCACAGAGTCCCTGAG CTTCTGGGATGCTGGAGAGCCCAATAACATAGTTTTTGTGGAGGACTGTGCCACCATGAGGGACTCTTCAAACCCCAGGAAGAACTGGAATGATGTATCCTGTTTCTTCAGTATGCCTTGGATTTGTGAGATGCCAGAAATAAGTCCTTTGGACTAG
- the Clec4e gene encoding C-type lectin domain family 4 member E isoform X2, with protein sequence MGAHLVVINTWEEQEFLFRTKPRKKEFYIGLTDQVVEGQWRWVDDTPFTESLSFWDAGEPNNIVFVEDCATMRDSSNPRKNWNDVSCFFSMPWICEMPEISPLD encoded by the exons ATGGGGGCTCACCTGGTGGTTATCAACACATGGGAAGAGCAG GAATTCCTTTTTCGCACAAAACCCAGAAAGAAAGAGTTTTACATTGGACTGACAGACCAGGTTGTGGAGGGTCAGTGGCGATGGGTGGATGATACACCTTTCACAGAGTCCCTGAG CTTCTGGGATGCTGGAGAGCCCAATAACATAGTTTTTGTGGAGGACTGTGCCACCATGAGGGACTCTTCAAACCCCAGGAAGAACTGGAATGATGTATCCTGTTTCTTCAGTATGCCTTGGATTTGTGAGATGCCAGAAATAAGTCCTTTGGACTAG